One Candidatus Polarisedimenticolia bacterium genomic region harbors:
- a CDS encoding Fe-Mn family superoxide dismutase codes for MWEKLTAKPLKPSTLAMDGISKKTMEEHHKLYQGYVNKTNEIMEKLAGADLKTANQVFSDLRSLKVDLSFAIGGVKNHEIYFEHLGGKGGKPSGKLLQAIERGFGSFDEWAADLKATGIAARGWVWLAYDRDWQRFFNYLGDAQNTFPVWNATPILALDTYEHAYFIDHGVNRGAYIDAFIKNVDWDAVLKNFETLHL; via the coding sequence ATGTGGGAAAAGCTGACCGCCAAGCCGCTGAAGCCGTCCACCCTGGCCATGGACGGGATTTCCAAGAAAACCATGGAGGAGCACCACAAGCTCTATCAGGGATACGTGAACAAGACGAACGAGATCATGGAGAAGCTCGCCGGCGCCGACTTGAAGACGGCCAACCAGGTCTTCAGCGATCTGCGCTCGCTGAAAGTGGATCTCTCCTTCGCCATCGGCGGTGTCAAGAACCACGAGATCTACTTCGAGCACTTGGGGGGGAAGGGCGGCAAGCCGTCCGGCAAGCTCCTGCAGGCGATCGAGCGCGGGTTCGGGTCGTTCGACGAATGGGCTGCGGACCTGAAGGCGACGGGGATCGCCGCCCGGGGCTGGGTCTGGCTGGCGTACGACCGGGACTGGCAGCGCTTCTTCAACTACCTCGGCGACGCGCAGAACACCTTCCCGGTCTGGAACGCCACGCCGATCCTGGCGCTCGACACCTACGAGCACGCCTATTTCATCGATCACGGCGTGAACCGCGGCGCCTACATCGACGCGTTCATAAAGAACGTCGACTGGGACGCGGTCCTGAAGAACTTCGAAACGCTTCACCTCTGA
- a CDS encoding fibronectin type III domain-containing protein yields MTRLPSKTLLAPAIFLSIAGALVLTAPVALAGSATLNWDPVADADLAGYKVYYGTSPGVYPNVQDVGNVTTVTLNNLTDCTLYYFAVKAYDTAGNVSAVYSNEISGMARPTVGGVSPSSANQNASGVSLTITGTNFRTGATVTFSGTGITVNSVSVGSCTTLTASVSIAATAATGARSVTVKNADQSSGTGSNLFTVNLADLTAPVISATASAGVTTSGATITWTTNEASSSQVAYRAQGSGTYTNTSLNSSLVTSHSVTLSGLNAATVYEYHVMSTDAAGNTATSTPDGTLTTKSFNYVTVEAESGTLTSPMASHNDFDTPLAFNGNYIWTPAGTGANTNGNPTAKATYAVTLANSGTYTLWVRMYAVTANNDSFWQSLDSGTKTTLTAGNLGVWAWTKGATFTVTAGSHSLVLGHRDEQTRADQIILTDDAAFVPVAAPTDSTLAVLSAVSAGSLTSSGATVTWTSNEPSDSQVEYGLSTSYGLASPVDSTLVLGHSVTLTALQSATVYHYRVVSKDRGGNVTRSADFTFTTAAPLDVTPPANVQNLRRGDTSP; encoded by the coding sequence ATGACCCGACTTCCCTCCAAGACCCTCCTCGCGCCGGCCATTTTCCTCTCCATCGCGGGGGCGCTCGTCCTCACGGCACCCGTGGCGCTGGCCGGCAGCGCCACGCTGAACTGGGATCCCGTCGCCGATGCCGATCTCGCCGGCTACAAGGTCTATTACGGGACCTCTCCGGGCGTCTATCCGAACGTGCAGGACGTGGGGAACGTCACCACCGTCACCCTCAACAACCTGACCGACTGCACGCTCTATTACTTCGCCGTGAAGGCTTACGATACGGCGGGGAACGTGAGCGCCGTCTATTCGAACGAAATCAGCGGCATGGCCCGGCCGACGGTCGGCGGGGTGAGCCCCTCGTCCGCGAATCAGAACGCCAGCGGCGTGAGCCTCACGATCACCGGCACCAATTTCAGGACCGGCGCCACGGTCACCTTCAGCGGCACGGGAATCACCGTCAACTCCGTCTCCGTCGGCAGCTGCACGACGCTGACGGCAAGCGTCAGCATCGCCGCGACCGCCGCCACGGGGGCCCGGAGCGTGACGGTGAAAAACGCCGACCAGAGCTCCGGCACCGGCAGCAATCTGTTCACGGTCAACCTGGCCGATCTCACGGCGCCCGTGATCAGCGCGACCGCGTCCGCCGGCGTCACGACCAGCGGCGCGACGATCACCTGGACGACGAACGAAGCCTCGTCCTCGCAGGTGGCCTACCGGGCCCAGGGATCCGGCACCTACACGAACACGTCGCTGAACTCCAGCCTCGTGACGTCGCACAGCGTCACGCTCTCGGGCCTCAACGCCGCCACAGTTTACGAGTATCACGTGATGAGCACCGACGCGGCGGGCAACACCGCGACGTCGACTCCAGACGGCACGCTCACCACCAAGTCCTTCAACTACGTGACGGTCGAGGCCGAATCGGGGACGCTGACCTCGCCGATGGCTTCCCACAACGACTTCGACACCCCGCTGGCCTTCAACGGAAACTACATCTGGACTCCGGCGGGAACCGGGGCGAACACCAACGGCAATCCGACCGCCAAGGCGACGTACGCCGTCACGCTGGCGAACTCGGGCACCTACACGCTGTGGGTGCGGATGTACGCCGTGACGGCCAACAACGATTCGTTCTGGCAGAGCCTCGACAGCGGCACGAAGACGACCCTGACGGCGGGCAATCTCGGCGTCTGGGCATGGACGAAGGGCGCCACCTTCACGGTGACCGCCGGGTCGCACAGCCTGGTCCTCGGCCACCGGGACGAGCAAACGCGCGCCGATCAGATCATCCTGACCGACGACGCCGCCTTCGTCCCCGTCGCCGCGCCCACGGACTCCACGCTCGCCGTCCTCTCCGCGGTGAGCGCCGGAAGTCTGACCTCCTCCGGAGCCACCGTCACCTGGACGAGCAACGAGCCGTCCGACAGCCAGGTAGAGTACGGCCTCAGCACCTCCTACGGGTTGGCCAGCCCGGTCGATTCGACGCTGGTCCTCGGACACAGCGTGACCCTCACCGCCCTGCAATCGGCGACCGTCTATCACTACCGCGTCGTCTCCAAGGACCGCGGCGGCAACGTCACGCGATCGGCTGACTTCACCTTCACGACGGCCGCTCCGCTCGACGTCACGCCTCCGGCCAACGTGCAGAATCTCCGGCGCGGGGACACGAGTCCCTGA
- a CDS encoding S46 family peptidase, which translates to MKRWIGIGLLAASLGIVRADEGMWTFDNFPSETVKEKYGFAPSQEWLDHVRLASVRLAGGCSGSLVSGSGLVMTNHHCARSCIEQISTADQDRMADGFFARREAEEVRCPEIEINQLLEITDVTKRVDEATKGLADQQYNEAQKAEMSRIEKECAVRETLRCDVVPLYHGGRYHLYKYKRYQDVRLVFAPEADIAHFGGDPDNFNFPRYCLDVSFLRLYEGGKPAKTEHHLAWSAAGSKDSDLTFVSGNPGTTSRLLTVSELEYERDVALPSRLLRLAEERGMLTQFQERGAEQRRISTNALLRVENSLKALRGRHEALLDKAFFASKVEAENAFRARLEADSSRKRTYGGAWEAIARAKDAQKRIQRRYAAMETGGAFGSTLLDFARTLVRAAEELPKPNEKRLREFAESRLPALKQKLFSSAPVYDEFEILNLTFGLTKLREDLGADDPFVKKVLGRESPRALAEALVKGSRLKDVAVRRKLFEAGRPALETSDDPLIGLARRIDPDARALRKTFEDEIESVLKRNDELVARAHFEIEGTRAYPDATFTLRLSYGQVKGFPQDGKMVRPLTDFAGLFDRETGSDPFALPARWLSARSALPPSTPMNFCTTNDIIGGNSGSPVIDREGRVTGLIFDGNIQSLGGDYGFDESVNRALAVHTAALTEALEKVYGAGRILDEILPRRAARGR; encoded by the coding sequence ATGAAACGCTGGATCGGCATCGGCCTGCTCGCCGCAAGCCTGGGAATCGTCCGGGCCGACGAGGGAATGTGGACCTTCGACAACTTCCCTTCCGAGACGGTGAAGGAGAAATACGGCTTCGCCCCGAGCCAGGAGTGGCTGGATCACGTGCGCCTCGCCTCGGTCCGTCTGGCGGGCGGCTGTTCCGGGAGTCTGGTGTCCGGCAGCGGCCTGGTGATGACCAACCATCACTGCGCCCGCTCCTGCATCGAGCAGATCTCCACCGCCGATCAGGACCGGATGGCGGACGGCTTCTTCGCGCGCCGCGAGGCGGAGGAGGTCCGCTGCCCCGAGATCGAGATCAACCAGCTGCTGGAAATCACCGACGTCACGAAGCGCGTCGACGAGGCGACGAAGGGCCTGGCGGACCAGCAGTACAACGAGGCCCAGAAGGCGGAGATGTCGCGCATCGAGAAGGAGTGCGCGGTCCGCGAGACGCTGCGCTGCGACGTCGTTCCGTTGTACCACGGCGGCCGCTATCACCTCTACAAGTACAAGAGGTACCAGGACGTGCGGCTGGTCTTCGCGCCGGAGGCCGACATCGCGCATTTCGGAGGGGATCCCGACAACTTCAATTTCCCGCGATACTGCCTGGACGTCTCGTTCCTGCGTCTCTACGAAGGCGGCAAGCCGGCGAAAACCGAGCACCATCTGGCCTGGTCCGCCGCCGGATCGAAGGATTCCGACCTGACGTTCGTCTCGGGCAATCCCGGCACCACCTCGCGGCTGCTCACGGTGTCCGAGCTGGAATACGAGCGCGACGTCGCGCTGCCCAGCAGGCTCCTCAGGCTCGCCGAGGAGCGCGGGATGCTCACGCAGTTCCAGGAGCGCGGGGCGGAGCAGCGACGCATCTCGACGAACGCCCTGCTGCGGGTGGAGAACTCCCTGAAGGCGCTGCGCGGCAGGCACGAGGCGCTGCTCGACAAGGCGTTCTTCGCCTCGAAGGTCGAGGCGGAGAACGCGTTCCGCGCGCGTCTCGAGGCGGATTCTTCCCGGAAGCGGACTTATGGAGGAGCCTGGGAGGCAATCGCGCGGGCCAAGGACGCCCAGAAGCGGATCCAGCGGCGCTATGCCGCCATGGAGACCGGCGGCGCCTTCGGCTCGACGCTGCTGGATTTCGCCCGGACGCTGGTGCGCGCCGCCGAAGAGCTTCCCAAGCCGAACGAGAAGCGGCTGCGCGAATTCGCCGAATCGAGGCTGCCCGCGCTGAAGCAGAAGCTCTTCTCGTCCGCGCCCGTCTATGACGAATTCGAGATCCTGAACCTGACGTTCGGGCTGACGAAGCTTCGCGAAGATCTCGGCGCGGACGATCCCTTCGTGAAGAAGGTCCTGGGCAGGGAATCGCCGCGCGCGCTGGCCGAGGCGCTCGTGAAGGGAAGCCGGCTGAAGGATGTCGCGGTCCGCCGCAAGCTCTTCGAGGCGGGGCGGCCGGCCTTGGAGACCTCGGACGATCCGCTGATCGGGCTCGCCCGCCGGATTGATCCCGACGCGCGGGCCCTGCGCAAGACCTTCGAGGACGAGATCGAATCGGTGCTCAAGCGCAACGACGAGCTGGTGGCGCGGGCCCATTTTGAGATCGAGGGCACCCGGGCCTACCCGGACGCCACGTTCACCCTGCGCCTCTCCTACGGTCAGGTGAAGGGATTCCCGCAGGACGGAAAGATGGTCCGGCCCCTCACCGATTTCGCCGGCCTCTTCGACCGTGAAACGGGCAGCGATCCCTTCGCGCTCCCCGCCCGCTGGCTCTCCGCGCGCTCCGCGCTCCCTCCCTCCACGCCGATGAACTTTTGCACCACCAACGACATCATCGGCGGCAATTCGGGATCGCCGGTCATCGACCGGGAAGGGCGCGTCACGGGATTGATTTTTGACGGGAACATCCAGTCGCTGGGAGGGGACTACGGCTTCGACGAATCCGTGAACCGCGCCCTCGCCGTCCATACCGCGGCACTGACCGAGGCGCTGGAGAAAGTCTACGGCGCCGGCCGAATCCTCGACGAGATCCTTCCCCGCCGCGCGGCGCGCGGGCGGTAG
- a CDS encoding NAD-dependent epimerase/dehydratase family protein: protein MGESIFLTGVTGFLGKRLLLRLLGEGRRIHVIVRDPSRLEVPEGAPLRIFSGDIADSGVVRRAMEGCDEGYHLAARVQYHPRRAEYESSNVTGTRNVLAAAKELGLRKLVYSSSIIVYANDPAPLKDETARVAGGVFNSDYHRTKYYAHLEAMRFAAEGLPVVLVMPASVFGPRDLSDANRVFSWCRRFKEGRVPRWLPDRGDLVLNVVYGEDVAGGIVQAMRRGDAGEGYILGGENIAIRDLMAKIGSLAGDGRRFRSFPSAALAPFAAAAEIVGAATRTKPLLSRGLVRALQTPWAFSSEKAIRNLGYSLTPFDEALRATFESA from the coding sequence ATGGGAGAGTCCATCTTCCTCACGGGGGTCACCGGCTTCCTCGGCAAGCGCCTGCTCCTCCGCCTGCTCGGCGAAGGCCGGCGCATCCACGTCATCGTGCGCGATCCGTCGCGCCTCGAAGTTCCCGAGGGCGCCCCGCTGCGCATCTTCAGCGGCGACATTGCCGATTCCGGAGTGGTCCGGAGGGCCATGGAAGGGTGCGACGAGGGCTATCACCTGGCCGCGCGCGTGCAGTACCACCCCCGGCGCGCCGAATACGAGAGCAGCAACGTCACCGGAACGCGGAACGTTCTGGCGGCGGCGAAAGAGCTGGGACTTCGGAAGCTGGTCTATTCCTCCTCCATCATCGTCTATGCGAACGATCCGGCGCCGCTGAAGGACGAGACCGCCCGGGTCGCCGGCGGCGTGTTCAACAGCGATTACCACCGGACCAAGTACTACGCCCATCTCGAGGCGATGCGCTTCGCCGCCGAAGGGCTTCCGGTCGTTCTCGTGATGCCGGCCTCCGTGTTCGGACCGCGCGACCTCTCGGACGCCAATCGCGTCTTCTCCTGGTGCCGCCGCTTCAAGGAAGGCCGGGTGCCCCGCTGGCTTCCGGACCGCGGCGATCTGGTCCTGAACGTCGTCTATGGGGAAGACGTGGCCGGGGGAATCGTCCAGGCGATGCGCCGGGGGGATGCGGGGGAGGGTTACATCCTGGGCGGAGAGAACATCGCCATCCGGGATCTGATGGCGAAGATCGGCTCGCTGGCGGGCGACGGAAGACGCTTCCGGAGCTTCCCTTCCGCGGCCCTCGCCCCCTTCGCCGCCGCCGCCGAGATCGTAGGCGCCGCCACCCGGACCAAGCCGCTTCTCTCGCGCGGCCTGGTCCGGGCTCTGCAGACGCCGTGGGCTTTTTCCTCGGAAAAGGCGATCCGGAATCTCGGCTACTCGCTCACGCCGTTCGACGAGGCGCTGCGCGCCACCTTCGAGAGCGCCTAG
- a CDS encoding outer membrane beta-barrel protein, whose protein sequence is MKSRRFGVALVLLFHALAVPASAQELGYFGLGPRVGVSNNPDQIVAGMQFNFGEFAPHLRFQPNFELATGDDHDIISITAPVHYRFVVEGNVVPYAGGGLTVAWVNVDLPRGRSDSDFEIAATGVGGVEWPMRDHNAFFLELNVGFGDIQDVAVLAGWMFGGGGEVQRPAPAQP, encoded by the coding sequence ATGAAGTCGAGACGCTTCGGAGTCGCCCTCGTTCTGCTGTTTCACGCGCTGGCCGTTCCGGCCTCGGCCCAGGAGCTCGGGTACTTCGGTCTGGGACCCCGCGTCGGAGTGAGTAACAATCCCGACCAGATCGTGGCCGGAATGCAGTTCAATTTCGGGGAGTTCGCCCCGCACCTGCGCTTTCAGCCGAACTTCGAGCTCGCCACGGGCGACGATCACGACATCATCTCGATCACCGCGCCGGTCCATTACCGCTTTGTCGTCGAAGGGAACGTGGTTCCGTACGCCGGAGGGGGCCTCACCGTGGCGTGGGTGAACGTCGATCTGCCGCGCGGCCGGAGCGATTCCGATTTCGAGATCGCGGCCACGGGAGTCGGCGGAGTGGAGTGGCCGATGCGGGACCACAACGCCTTCTTCCTCGAGCTGAACGTCGGCTTCGGCGACATCCAGGACGTGGCCGTGCTGGCCGGCTGGATGTTCGGCGGCGGCGGCGAGGTCCAGCGTCCGGCCCCGGCGCAGCCTTGA
- a CDS encoding ABC transporter permease subunit: MRARHWERRRRDLTYVLLFTAVVLVSAFLYEHGARVRLVPEAIGTDLIHLVGYTAASFLRMLAAYLFSLLFAVACGTLATTGPSRERMILPFLDIMQSVPVLGFFPAAVHFFVQMTRGSRLGVEMAAIFLIFTCQAWNMAFGVYEGISTIPADAREVVASFGCSKWRSFVRLLLPSAIPKLVYNSILSWSGGWYFLIACEIIALGPARYRLPGLGSYLIKTTEEGNLAGTFTGLALLTLVVLAMDLLIWAPLSAWAGKFRYEFATESSQAETRLPLVFVGGAAVARGIRKVFRPLTRRLRLLRRRGVRWLRHHGLEFAKRVFSAKTGRATRTAFGWLLGVAAVYLGVRAGIALAHGLALPWPEEARKIPLYLLLSFLRLAAAYTIALSWTIPIALWVGVSPRLSRFATPLAEIFASLPATALFPLIVVIVIRTSGGMNLASVLLALTGMQWYLLFNLIAGVRSIPSELREAARSLGLSRWMTWRKVDLPALLPSLVTGSITSWGGGWNSLIVSEYLVYKEKVYSVRGIGSLLDRATYVTGDQKLILLALLALVGTIVLLNRFVWHRLYVLVADRYKIDA, from the coding sequence ATGCGAGCGCGGCATTGGGAGCGTCGGCGCCGGGACCTCACCTACGTCCTACTGTTCACGGCCGTGGTCCTCGTCTCCGCCTTCCTCTACGAGCATGGCGCCCGGGTGCGGCTGGTCCCGGAGGCGATCGGCACCGACCTGATCCACCTCGTCGGCTACACCGCCGCCTCGTTCCTGAGAATGCTGGCCGCCTATCTATTCTCGCTCCTGTTCGCCGTCGCCTGCGGGACGCTGGCGACGACGGGCCCGTCGCGCGAGCGGATGATTCTGCCGTTTTTGGACATCATGCAGTCGGTTCCGGTCCTCGGGTTCTTCCCGGCGGCGGTCCACTTCTTCGTCCAGATGACCCGGGGAAGCCGCCTCGGCGTGGAGATGGCCGCCATCTTCCTGATTTTCACCTGCCAGGCGTGGAACATGGCGTTCGGCGTGTACGAGGGGATCAGCACCATCCCCGCCGACGCCCGGGAAGTGGTCGCCTCGTTCGGCTGCAGCAAGTGGCGCAGCTTCGTGCGCCTGCTCCTCCCCTCGGCGATCCCCAAGCTCGTCTACAACAGCATCCTGTCGTGGTCCGGAGGATGGTACTTCCTGATCGCCTGCGAGATCATCGCGCTCGGACCCGCGCGCTACCGCCTGCCGGGACTCGGATCCTATTTGATCAAGACGACCGAGGAGGGGAATCTAGCCGGAACCTTCACCGGACTGGCCCTGCTGACGCTCGTGGTTCTGGCCATGGACCTGCTGATCTGGGCCCCCCTCTCCGCCTGGGCGGGAAAGTTCCGCTACGAATTCGCTACCGAATCTTCGCAGGCCGAGACGAGGCTTCCGCTCGTGTTCGTGGGGGGTGCGGCGGTGGCCCGGGGGATCCGCAAGGTCTTCCGCCCGCTGACGCGGCGGCTGAGGCTGCTCAGGCGCCGGGGGGTCCGATGGCTGCGGCATCACGGGCTGGAATTCGCCAAGCGGGTCTTCTCGGCGAAGACGGGCCGGGCGACGCGGACCGCCTTCGGCTGGCTGCTGGGGGTCGCGGCGGTGTATCTCGGAGTCCGGGCCGGGATCGCGCTGGCCCACGGTCTGGCCCTGCCATGGCCGGAGGAGGCCCGCAAGATCCCCCTCTACCTGTTGCTGTCGTTCCTGCGGCTGGCGGCCGCCTACACGATCGCCCTTTCCTGGACGATCCCGATCGCCCTCTGGGTCGGGGTAAGTCCGCGTCTGTCGCGTTTCGCGACCCCGCTCGCCGAGATCTTCGCCTCGCTGCCCGCCACGGCGCTGTTTCCGCTGATCGTCGTCATCGTGATCCGCACTTCGGGCGGGATGAACCTCGCGTCGGTCCTTCTGGCGCTGACCGGGATGCAGTGGTACCTTCTGTTCAACCTGATCGCCGGAGTCCGCAGCATTCCCAGTGAGCTGAGGGAGGCGGCCCGCTCGCTCGGGCTGAGCCGGTGGATGACGTGGCGCAAAGTGGATCTTCCCGCGCTGCTGCCGTCCCTCGTCACGGGAAGCATCACGTCCTGGGGCGGGGGATGGAATTCCCTGATCGTCTCCGAGTACCTCGTCTACAAGGAGAAAGTCTACTCCGTCCGCGGGATCGGCTCGCTGCTGGATCGGGCGACCTACGTGACGGGCGATCAGAAGCTGATCCTGCTGGCGCTCCTCGCGCTGGTGGGCACGATCGTCCTGCTGAACCGTTTCGTCTGGCACCGGCTGTACGTGCTGGTGGCCGACCGTTATAAGATTGACGCCTGA
- a CDS encoding AAA-associated domain-containing protein — translation MEVTPVPEVGMTRILGLLDVLDDHGGRQDIYRLARDLNYEFGDLLGVIKAAEILGLVDTPGGDVVLQPLGKQIIECDVNTKKSLLKKQVKAHSLFAHFIDFLKGMPERKASREEILVEAGRILPQEKPLSIFRTLVNWGRYTELFGYNRDDDAFYLDSEG, via the coding sequence ATGGAAGTCACACCGGTACCGGAAGTGGGAATGACGAGAATCCTGGGACTTCTGGACGTCCTCGACGATCACGGCGGGCGGCAGGACATCTACCGGCTGGCCCGCGACCTGAACTACGAGTTCGGCGACCTGTTGGGGGTGATCAAGGCGGCCGAGATTCTCGGCCTGGTCGACACGCCGGGCGGGGACGTCGTCCTGCAGCCTTTGGGCAAGCAGATCATCGAGTGCGACGTCAACACGAAGAAGAGCCTTCTGAAGAAGCAGGTGAAGGCTCATTCCCTGTTCGCCCACTTCATCGATTTCCTGAAGGGGATGCCGGAGCGCAAGGCCTCCCGGGAGGAGATCCTCGTCGAGGCGGGCAGGATCCTGCCTCAGGAAAAGCCCCTGTCGATCTTCCGGACTCTGGTGAACTGGGGACGATACACGGAGCTGTTCGGATACAACCGCGACGACGACGCCTTCTACCTCGATTCGGAAGGGTGA
- a CDS encoding O-methyltransferase has product MTDFLPIVHPRIEEYLHRITRPRDAVLSDMEELARQRDFPIVGPLVGTLLQVLARALGARRVLELGSGFGYSAIWFARGMGDEGRVVATESDPSNAEAGRGFVARAGLSRQIDFRVGDALETARRLEGTFDIVFNDVDKQDYPRSLAAANRLLRPGGLFVSDNMLWRGSVVEEGREPTTRGVQELTRLLYGSSEYLTTLIPLRDGVTVSLRVG; this is encoded by the coding sequence ATGACCGATTTTCTTCCGATCGTCCATCCGCGCATCGAGGAATACCTTCATCGGATCACCCGTCCGCGCGATGCCGTTCTGAGCGACATGGAGGAGCTGGCCCGGCAGCGCGATTTCCCGATCGTCGGGCCGCTCGTCGGGACCCTTCTGCAAGTCCTGGCGCGCGCGCTTGGGGCGCGCCGGGTGCTGGAGCTCGGCTCGGGTTTCGGTTACTCGGCGATCTGGTTCGCCCGCGGGATGGGGGACGAGGGACGCGTCGTGGCCACGGAGTCGGACCCCTCGAACGCCGAGGCCGGAAGAGGGTTCGTCGCGCGGGCCGGCCTGAGCCGGCAGATCGACTTCCGTGTCGGCGACGCCCTCGAGACGGCGCGCCGGCTCGAGGGGACGTTCGACATCGTCTTCAACGACGTCGACAAGCAGGACTACCCCCGCTCGCTCGCGGCCGCGAACCGGCTGCTGCGTCCGGGAGGGCTCTTCGTCTCGGACAACATGCTCTGGCGCGGCAGCGTCGTCGAGGAAGGCCGAGAGCCGACGACGCGCGGCGTCCAGGAGCTGACCCGGCTGCTCTACGGTTCCTCCGAATATCTCACCACGCTGATCCCCCTGCGCGACGGCGTCACCGTCAGCCTGCGAGTCGGCTGA
- a CDS encoding ABC transporter ATP-binding protein: MELLRLEQVRKTYPQPQGTITVLNGIDLSIQKDEFVAIVGPSGCGKTTLLRILNGLLEPTEGRVLYRNQPMAGVNLSCAMVFQSFALLPWLTVRGNVELGLEARGMEAEARARKAGFFIDKVGLDGYEEAYPRELSGGMKQRVGLARAVAVEPEVLLMDEPFSALDALTSVALREELLDIWRDSEIPLSTIILVTHIIEEAVELADRIIVLSNRPARILRDMTVPLERPRNKKSEAFGEFVDQIFSMIA, translated from the coding sequence TTGGAACTCCTTCGCCTCGAGCAGGTGCGCAAGACGTATCCCCAGCCCCAGGGAACGATCACCGTCCTCAACGGAATCGATCTCTCCATCCAGAAGGACGAGTTCGTCGCGATCGTCGGTCCGTCGGGCTGCGGGAAGACGACCTTGCTGCGAATCCTCAACGGCCTTCTCGAGCCGACGGAGGGGAGGGTCCTCTACCGCAATCAGCCGATGGCCGGGGTCAATCTGAGCTGCGCGATGGTCTTCCAATCCTTCGCGTTGCTGCCGTGGCTGACGGTGCGCGGCAACGTCGAGCTGGGCCTGGAGGCGAGAGGGATGGAAGCCGAAGCCCGCGCGCGCAAGGCGGGGTTCTTCATCGACAAGGTGGGGCTCGACGGCTACGAGGAAGCCTATCCGCGCGAGCTCTCGGGGGGCATGAAGCAGCGGGTCGGGCTGGCGAGGGCCGTGGCGGTGGAGCCGGAAGTGCTGCTCATGGACGAGCCCTTCTCGGCGCTGGACGCCCTGACCTCCGTGGCATTGCGCGAAGAGCTGCTCGACATCTGGAGGGACTCCGAAATTCCCCTCTCCACGATCATCCTCGTGACGCACATCATCGAGGAGGCGGTGGAGCTGGCCGACCGGATCATCGTCCTGTCGAACCGTCCCGCCAGAATCCTGCGAGACATGACGGTTCCGCTCGAGCGCCCGCGGAACAAGAAATCGGAAGCATTCGGAGAATTCGTCGACCAGATCTTCTCCATGATCGCTTGA
- a CDS encoding radical SAM protein, whose product MNPAPLGISRHSRSLDGSRYVYAVLSRRSKGISVGINLNPDKICNFDCIYCQVDRTVAPAVSRVDETLLARELESTLAKASSGSLFQAPPFDRVPEPLRRLADLAFAGDGEPTTYPRFREVVAQVVALKRNLGLDGLKIALLTNCTVLDRPAVRQALALLDESDGEIWAKLDAGTEQYYETVCVPGGAKFAKILANILEAARIRPLVIQSLFLRYRDAPPPAEEIAAFCERLNEVTAGGGRIRGVQVYTVARRPAAAAVSPLSDGEVDAIAEEVRRRTGLQVEAFYGSSAW is encoded by the coding sequence ATGAATCCCGCGCCCCTCGGCATCAGCCGGCACTCCCGCTCCCTCGACGGCAGCCGCTACGTCTACGCGGTTCTCTCCCGCCGATCCAAAGGGATCTCGGTGGGCATCAACCTGAACCCCGACAAGATCTGCAACTTCGACTGCATCTACTGTCAGGTCGATCGCACGGTCGCGCCGGCGGTCTCCCGGGTCGACGAAACCCTCCTGGCGCGGGAGCTGGAGTCGACACTGGCGAAAGCCAGCAGCGGAAGCCTGTTCCAGGCCCCTCCCTTCGATCGGGTGCCGGAGCCGCTGCGGCGGCTCGCCGACCTGGCTTTCGCGGGGGACGGCGAGCCCACCACCTATCCGAGGTTCCGCGAGGTGGTGGCGCAGGTCGTGGCGCTGAAGAGGAATCTGGGACTCGACGGCCTGAAGATAGCGCTCTTGACCAACTGCACGGTCCTGGACAGGCCGGCGGTGCGCCAGGCGCTGGCGCTGCTGGACGAAAGCGACGGCGAGATCTGGGCGAAGCTGGACGCCGGAACGGAACAGTACTATGAGACCGTGTGCGTCCCGGGGGGCGCGAAGTTCGCGAAGATCCTGGCCAACATCCTGGAAGCGGCCCGGATCCGGCCGCTGGTGATCCAGAGTCTCTTCCTGCGGTACCGGGACGCGCCGCCCCCGGCGGAGGAGATCGCCGCCTTCTGCGAGCGCCTCAACGAGGTGACGGCCGGCGGCGGGCGGATTCGGGGGGTCCAGGTCTACACCGTCGCGCGCCGTCCCGCCGCCGCGGCGGTGTCGCCCCTCTCCGACGGCGAGGTGGACGCGATCGCCGAAGAGGTGAGGCGCCGAACGGGCTTGCAGGTCGAGGCTTTCTACGGCTCCAGCGCCTGGTAG